From Candidatus Bathyarchaeota archaeon:
ACTTTCATGTGTCTTTGAATGAAGGCTTTCATGATACGGATGGCTTTTGGAGCCCGTTTTTTTGGGGGCATTATCCAGGCACGCTGCAGTGGTATTGTGTAGAATCTTTCTTCTACAAATTCCTCTTCCTCTTTTTCCCGGCGACGTGGCGCTTCTTCTTCAATCTTTTCCTCGTCGAGAGCCTCTTCTTCAGCAGCTTCTTCAACTATTTCCTCTTTTTCCTCGGCAACTTCAGGTTCTTCTAGAGTCTCAGCTTCTTCTGCTGGCAGTTCTTCCTGCTTTTCGGTCTCTTGCGCTTCCTCAGCGTTTTCTTCCAAAAAATCGCCTCCTCTACGCCCTAAGTTTGCTTCGCCGCCAATGTTTACTCTTTGGGTGTCTTCTAACTCGACCTAGAGTCTTCGCTACTACC
This genomic window contains:
- a CDS encoding 50S ribosomal protein L39e, which translates into the protein MARNKPTARKRRLAKAGKQKKPVPTWVVAKTLGRVRRHPKSKHWRRSKLRA